The following proteins come from a genomic window of Anopheles ziemanni chromosome 3, idAnoZiCoDA_A2_x.2, whole genome shotgun sequence:
- the LOC131287744 gene encoding uncharacterized protein LOC131287744: MEENNIAPGTSWFQQYTDFMHDDTKGVEIVSYTVSGILFIAAYKKIRPFTRFGQASDIPKHFIREQIPQYGKVTKIEPSLQHGPLLVVRHKPPANIFFWSKKAIPIKVNGIDINANGYSWLQSVVAGKDICFVPMLTSSNHAHAECRVFLNESKKNINVGEALLSLGFAKLTVAVPAPLKNRKDVHGVHLYQYYRCLAQAERFAKDRRNGLWQQALPPRMWPLPLWTQMWDRLLNANRLPALVR; the protein is encoded by the exons ATGGAGGAGAATAATATAGCACCGGGTACGAGCTGGTTCCAGCAGTACACAGACTTCATGCATGATGATACGAAAGGAGTGGAA ATTGTAAGCTACACTGTGTCAGGCATACTATTCATAGCGGCTTATAAGAAAATCCGTCCA TTCACTCGTTTTGGACAAGCATCCGATATACCGAAGCATTTTATCCGGGAGCAAATACCACAATACGGGAAAGTAACCAAGATCGAACCTTCCCTTCAACATGGTCCATTGCTTGTTGTGCGACATAAACCACcagcaaacattttcttttggtCGAAAAAAGCAATTCCGATCAAGGTAAATGGCATCGACATCAATGCCAACGGGTATTCTTGGCTCCAATCGGTTGTAGCTGGAAAAGATATATGTTTCGTACCGATGCTGACATCGTCCAACCATGCACACGCTGAATGTCGTGTATTTCTTAACGAGTCGAAGAAGAATATCAACGTAGGTGAAGCACTACTGAGTCTTGGCTTTGCAAAACTAACGGTGGCAGTACCAGCACcattaaaaaatcgaaaagacGTCCATGGAGTCCATCTGTACCAGTACTACCGCTGTTTGGCTCAAGCGGAACGTTTCGCGAAGGATCGTCGTAATGGATTGTGGCAACAAGCGCTACCACCTCGCATGTGGCCTCTTCCGTTATGGACCCAGATGTGGGATAGGCTGCTAAACGCAAACCGTTTACCAGCCCTGGTGCGATAA